Proteins encoded in a region of the Tripterygium wilfordii isolate XIE 37 chromosome 21, ASM1340144v1, whole genome shotgun sequence genome:
- the LOC119989839 gene encoding protein NARROW LEAF 1-like, whose product MDSRRLDLTVHHSGSTQSEESALGLERNYCNHHNLPSSSPSPLQPFASAGQHSESNAAYFSWPTLSRLNDAAEDRANYFGNIQKGVLPETLGRLPTGQPATTLLDLMTIRAFHSKILRRFTLGTAIGFRIRRGVLTDIPAILVFVARKVHRQWLSHSQCLPAALEGPGGVWCEVDVVEFAYYGAPAQTPKEELYTELVDDLRGSGPCIGSGSQVASQETYGTLGAVVKSRTGNRQVGFLTNRHVAVDLDYPSQKMFHPLPPSLGPGVYLGAVERATSFITDDLWYGIFAGTNPETFVRADGAFIPFAEDFNMNNVITAVKGVGEIGDVHIIDLQAPINSLIGRQVVKVGRSSGLTTGTIMAYALEYNDEKGICFFTDFLVVGENQQTFDLEGDSGSLILLTCQNGEKPRPVGIIWGGTANRGRLKLNVGQPPENWTSGVDLGRLLDLLELDLITTNEGLQVAVQEQVNASAAGIDSTFGESSPPHLVPSRDKIEVNFEPLNLNIQHVLVEGESHQGLIAPFMHPEFQIENGVDKPPKIEHQFILSFNGTSPDHKTGRCENLEWKNPMVLSNDSDEELHVSLQLGRLN is encoded by the exons ATGGACAGCCGAAGATTGGATTTAACAGTTCACCACTCTGGATCAACACAATCAGAGGAATCTGCTTTAGGTTTGGAAAGAAATTACTGCAATCATCATAATCTGCCTTCATCAAGTCCATCGCCACTTCAGCCTTTTGCTTCAGCTGGTCAGCACTCAGAGAGCAATGCTGCATATTTCTCTTGGCCTACTTTGAGTCGATTGAATGATGCAGCAGAAGATAGGGCAAATTATTTTGGAAACATTCAGAAGGGAGTGCTTCCTGAAACTCTTGGGCGGTTGCCAACTGGACAGCCGGCTACCACCCTGCTTGATTTGATGACCATAAGGGCATTTCATAGCAAAATATTGCGTCGATTTACTCTTGGCACAGCAATTGGGTTTCGAATTCGACGAGGTGTTCTGACTGATATACCCGCAATTCTTGTTTTTGTTGCTAGGAAAGTTCATAGGCAATGGCTCAGCCATTCACAGTGCCTACCTGCTGCCCTTGAG GGACCGGGAGGTGTATGGTGTGAAGTAGATGTTGTCGAATTCGCATATTATGGTGCACCTGCACAAACTCCTAAGGAAGAATTATATACTGAACTTGTTGACGATTTGAGGGGGAGTGGGCCATGCATTGGCTCTGGTTCTCAG GTTGCTAGCCAAGAGACATATGGAACTTTGGGTGCTGTTGTGAAAAGTCGAACAGGGAACCGACAGGTTGGTTTCCTCACAAATCGGCATGTAGCAGTTGATTTGGATTACCCAAGTCAAAAGATGTTTCATCCTTTGCCACCCAGCCTTGGACCTGGAGTGTATCTGGGTGCTGTGGAGAGGGCAACATCATTTATAACAGATGATCTTTGGTATGGAATCTTTGCTGGAACAAACCCAG AGACATTTGTGCGAGCAGATGGAGCTTTCATTCCTTTTGCAGAAGATTTTAACATGAATAACGTAATCACAGCTGTCAAAGGTGTGGGTGAGATTGGTGATGTCCATATCATAGACTTGCAGGCTCCAATCAACAGTCTAATTGGAAGGCAAGTGGTCAAAGTTGGAAGAAGCTCTGGCTTGACTACTGGGACCATAATGGCCTATGCTCTTGAATACAATGACGAGAAAGGGATTTGTTTCTTTACTGATTTTCTCGTTGTTGGTGAGAACCAGCAGACTTTTGACCTTGAAGGAGATAGTGGAAGCCTTATCCTTTTAACATGTCAGAATGGTGAAAAGCCACGGCCAGTTGGGATTATTTGGGGTGGAACTGCTAATCGAGGTCGGTTAAAACTAAACGTTGGCCAGCCTCCGGAGAATTGGACTAGTGGCGTTGATCTTGGTCGCCTTCTTGACCTGCTTGAGCTTGATCTCATCACAACAAATGAAGGGCTTCAAG TTGCAGTGCAAGAACAGGTAAATGCTTCTGCAGCAGGGATTGATTCCACTTTCGGGGAGTCGTCTCCCCCACACCTGGTGCCATCAAGGGATAAAATTGAAGTAAACTTTGAGCCTCTGAATTTGAATATCCAGCACGTTTTGGTGGAGGGGGAATCCCATCAAGGATTGATTGCACCGTTCATGCACCCAGAGTTTCAAATAGAAAATGGGGTTGACAAACCGCCTAAAATAGAGCACCAGTTCATTCTGAGTTTCAATGGGACATCTCCAGATCATAAAACAGGCCGATGTGAAAATCTAGAATGGAAGAACCCCATGGTGCTGAGTAACGACTCTGATGAAGAGCTTCATGTTTCATTGCAGTTAGGTAGACTGAATTGA
- the LOC119989325 gene encoding diphthamide biosynthesis protein 3-like: MSYDDVEIEDMQWNQELQAYTYPCPCGDLFQITKEDLRLGEEIARCPSCSLYITVIYNLDDFIASDSNSNVQPSKQQPVAVA; the protein is encoded by the coding sequence ATGTCGTACGACGATGTAGAAATTGAGGATATGCAGTGGAAccaggagttacaagcttacACGTACCCTTGTCCCTGCGGCGACCTCTTCCAGATCACCAAAGAAGATCTCCGTCTCGGTGAGGAAATCGCTCGATGCCCTAGCTGTTCTCTTTACATCACAGTCATCTACAACCTCGACGACTTCATCGCCTCCGATTCTAATAGCAACGTCCAGCCCTCCAAGCAGCAGCCCGTCGCCGTTGCTTAA
- the LOC119987843 gene encoding uncharacterized protein LOC119987843 codes for MDHPNVSSEILREFLAFESDSKDELEQLFNARETDDQEANGRRRTGHRGSIPGHRIVQRNHVDGHSRLWNDYFKPDHVYHEGLFRRRFRMSRNLFLHIANAVVANDAYFVQRRNAAGVLGLSALQKITAAVRILAYGSPADSLDEYIQIGESTAIASLKRFVKGVVTVLGERYLRAPDQNDVQRLLAQNEERGFPANGSAPEAIYMINGHHYNMGYYLADGIYPRWSTFVKTIPCPQCPKRKHFAKMQETARKDVERAFGVLQARFVITRGSARYRDIDTLDDIMTACIILHNMIVEENGGSDHIDFEGLTTPPTMSRTQTTEFTSFIQTHHQIRDASTHSQLQDDLVEHLWARLGSSD; via the exons ATGGATCACCCAAATGTTAGTTCTGAGATTTTGAGGGAATTCCTTGCCTTTGAGTCCGACTCTAAAGATGAGTTGGAGCAGCTTTTTAATGCACGAGAGACAGATGATCAAGAAGCAAATGGGAGGAGACGAACTGGCCACCGTGGTTCCATTCCAGGCCATAGAATTGTTCAACGTAATCATGTTGACGGTCACTCTAGATTGTGGAATGACTATTTCAAGCCAGATCATGTTTACCACGAAGGTCTATTCAGGAGAAGATTTCGAATGAGTCGAAATCTTTTTCTCCATATTGCAAATGCTGTGGTAGCGAATGATGCATATTTTGTCCAGAGACGGAATGCAGCTGGAGTATTAGGGCTCTCTGCTCTTCAAAAGATCACCGCAGCGGTTAGGATCCTTGCATACGGGAGTCCAGCAGACTCTTTGGACGAGTATATACAGATTGGTGAGAGTACTGCAATTGCAAGTTTAAAAAGATTTGTTAAAGGAGTCGTTACAGTATTAGGAGAAAGGTACCTGAGGGCACCCGACCAAAACGATGTTCAACGTTTATTAGCACAAAATGAAGAACGTGGTTTTCCTG CTAATGGTAGTGCACCTGAAGCAATTTACATGATTAATGGACATCATTACAATATGGGATATTATCTCGCCGATGGAATATATCCCCGTTGGTCAACGTTCGTGAAAACAATTCCATGCCCACAATGCCCAAAAAGGAAACATTTTGCTAAAATGCAAGAAACTGCGCGGAAGGACGTAGAACGAGCTTTTGGGGTCCTACAAGCTCGTTTTGTCATAACACGTGGATCTGCAAGATATAGGGACATTGATACACTTGATGATATTATGACAGCTTGCATAATATTACATAATATGATCGTTGAGGAAAACGGAGGTTCCGACCACATAGACTTTGAGGGTCTCACAACTCCACCGACCATGTCACGTACTCAAACAACTGAGTTTACAAGTTTCATCCAAACACATCATCAAATTAGAGATGCTTCAACCCATTCACAATTGCAAGATGACCTTGTAGAGCACTTATGGGCTCGTTTAGGCTCATCCGATTGA
- the LOC119989324 gene encoding vesicle-associated membrane protein 722-like, translating into MSQKSLIYAFVARGNVILAEYTEFSGNFNSIAFQCLQKLPATNNKFTYNCDGHTFNYLADNGFTYCIVADESVGRQVPMAFLERIKDDFVSKYGSGKAATAPPNSLTKEFGPKLKEHMQYCIDHPEEINKLAKVKAQVSEVKGVMMENIEKVLDRGEKIELLVDKTENLHNQAQDFRNTGTKMRRKMWLQNMKIKLIVLGIVIALILIIVLSVCKGFNCGK; encoded by the exons ATGAGCCAGAAGTCGTTGATCTACGCTTTCGTTGCTCGTGGAAACGTGATTCTCGCTGAGTACACGGAATTCAGTGGGAATTTCAATTCCATAGCGTTTCAGTGCCTTCAGAAGCTCCCTGCGACAAACAACAAGTTCACTTACAATTGCGATGGCCATACTTTCAATTACCTCGCCGACAACGGCTTCA CATATTGTATAGTTGCAGATGAATCAGTAGGAAGACAGGTACCAATGGCTTTTCTAGAGCGTATCAAGGATGACTTTGTGTCAAAATATGGAAGTGGAAAAGCTGCTACAGCTCCTCCCAATAGCCTAACCAAGGAATTTGG GCCAAAATTGAAGGAACATATGCAGTATTGTATTGATCATCCTGAAGAGATAAATAAGCTTGCCAAAGTGAAAGCCCAGGTTTCAGAAGTAAAAGGAGTAATGATGGAAAATATCGAAAAG GTTCTTGATAGAGGGGAAAAGATAGAGCTTCTGGTGGATAAGACTGAGAACCTTCATAATCAG GCACAAGACTTTCGTAACACAGGAACAAAGATGAGAAGGAAAATGTGGCTACAGAACATGAAGATCAAGCTCATTGTTTTGGGAATAGTGATTGCCTTGATCCTCATCATCGTGCTCTCTGTTTGCAAGGGGTTCAACTGTGGGAAGTAA
- the LOC119988654 gene encoding glutathione S-transferase T3-like, producing the protein MNSLYNSYASLLMSDELDDDHHIDQLDSQIPSEVVPSTRTSRRSQNFSIDDDKLLVSAWLNTSKDSIQGNAQNSNRYWQRINEFFNTHGGPRTQASLKQRWIDINKKCQKFSGYLSQIEGRHPSGQTEQGMLDNAKSMYAKLERKPFMLEHC; encoded by the exons ATGAATTCCCTATACAATTCATATGCATCGTTGCTCATGAGTGATGAATTAGACGATGATCATCATATTGATCAATTGGATTCACAAATTCCATCCGAGGTTGTGCCTTCAACAAGAACTAGTCGAAGAAGTCAAAATTTCTCAATTGACGATGATAAACTCCTTGTGTCCGCTTGGCTAAATACCAgcaaagattcaattcaagGGAATGCTCAAAATTCTAACAGATATTGGCAAAgaattaatgaatttttcaaCACCCATGGAGGCCCCCGCACCCAAGCATCGCTAAAACAAAGGTGGATTGACATTAACAAGAAGTGTCAAAAATTTTCTGGATATTTAAGCCAAATTGAAGGAAGACACCCTAGCGGACAAACCGAACAAGGAATG CTTGATAATGCAAAATCCATGTACGCTAAATTAGAGCGTAAACCATTTATGCTTGAACATTGTTGA